AAACCCCGAGTCGGTCCGGGCCGGCCGATCCAGGCGGAAGACCGAACACCCTCGAGTCGGTACGGGCGCGTATGGAACGAACGACGCTCGACGTTACCGGGATGTCCTGTGGCGGCTGCGAGGAGAACGTCACCGACGCCCTCGAGGCGCTCGAGGGCGTCTCGTCGGCGACGGCGAACCACGAAGCCGACGAGGTCCGGGTCGAACACGACGAGGGAACGTCCGTCGAGGGGATCCGTAGCGCGGTCGAAAACGCGGGCTACGAACCCCGCGCCTGAGCCGGTCGCAAAGCGTCGACGCCCGAACGGCGCCGACTGACAAACTGTTTTACGCGGGACGCTAGAGGAGGGGTATGGAGAGTCTCAACCGAATGGCGATCGAGCTGGTCGACGAAGCCCTCGACTACGCGGAGGAGCTCAACGTCGGCGGGTTCGATCTCGAGAACGAGGCAACCGTGCTGGACTTCGGCGTCGAGTTCGACGGCGGCATCGAGGCCGGCCTACTGCTGACCGAGATCCAGACCGCGGGAATGGCCACGCCGAGCCACCAGCTCGGCGAGATCGACGGGACGCCGATCCCCTACGTCGAACTGAGCTCCGATCAGCCGGCGCTGTCGCTGCTTTGCTCCCAGAAGGCGGGCTGGGAGCTGGCGACGGAGGACTTCGAGGGGCTCGGCAGCGGTCCCGCACGCGCGCTCGTCGCGCGCGAAGAGGAATTCAGACAGGTCGGCTACACCGACGCGTTCGATCTGACCGCGCTGGCCGTCGAGAGCGACGAGCTGCCGACGGCAGCGGCCGCAGAGCAGGTCGCGGAGCTCGCGGAGGTCGAGCCCAGCAGCGTCTTTCTGCTTGCCTACCGGACGGCGAGTCTCGCGGGCAGCATCACGTCTGCGGCGCGGGCGGCCGAGCTCGCGACCTACCGGCTGACGGAGCTGGGGTACGATCCCAACGATATCGTCTCGGCGACGGGTCGGGCCCCGGTCGCGCCGGTCGCGGCCGACGAGGACGACGCGATCGCCCGGACGAACGACGCGCTGGCCTACGGCGGCCGCGCCCACCTGACGGTCCGCGAGGACGCGGACGTCTTCGACTCGATCCCCTCGACGGCGGCCGAGGCCCACGGCCGTCCGTTCGCGGCGATCTTCGACGACCTGGACTGGCAGTTCGAGGAGGTGCCCGCAGACCTGTTCGCGCCCGCAGCGGTCACCGTCGACGTCCTCGGCGGACCGACCGAGAGCTACGGGGAGACCGACGAGGAGCTGCTCGCGGAGTCGTTCGACCTCTAGATGGCCGCCCCGATTGACACCGTGCTCTTCGATCTCGACGACACGCTCTGTCGGTACCGCCGCAGCGCGGCCGACGTCCTCGAGATCGCGTTCGAGCGCGCCGGCGTCGGCTCCGTCTTCGAGCCGGGCGCCTACTACGATCGCTACCGGGAGTACCTCGAGCGAGCCACGAGACCCGTTGACCTCCACGAGCAGTGTTTCGGCGATCTGGCGGTCGAGTCGGGGTACGATCGTGCCGACGGCCTCGCGGTCGCGCGTGCGTTCCGCGAGGAGCGCGACCAGCGAAACGTCGAGGCGCTGCCGGGGGCGACGGCGACGGTGGAGGCGCTGGCCGAGGAGTACACGCTCGGACTGGTCACGAACGGCCTCTCGGCGATGCAACGCCAGAAACTCGAGGCGACGGGACTCGAGGACGCCTTCGAGACGACCGTCTACGCGGGCGAGGACGCCGCGCCCAAGCCCGATCCGGAGCCGTTCGATCTCGCCCTCGACGAACTCGGCTCGGTGGCCGAGCGGACGGTGTACGTCGGCAACTCCCTCTCTGCTGACATTGCGGGTGCCCGGGCCGCGGGGCTTGCGTCGGCGTGGCTCCCGGCGGAGACGGCCCCGGTGGAGCCGGAGCCGAGCCCGGACTACGTCCTCGAGTCGCTGGCCGACCTGCGGTCTCCGCCATGGCGCTGACGCCGGGAGTGTTACTCGGCGGGGCGGACGTCGGTGACGGTGCCGACGCCCTTGCTTCGCCCTTCCCGGAAGACGAACTTCTGTCCCTCCTCGACGAGGTACGGACGGAATTTGAACCGGACGGTGGTTCGTCCCGTATCGCCCGGCAGCAGTCGACCGTTCTCCGGGGAGAAGGCTGCGGCCTCGCCGATCGTCTCGAGATGGACGACGGGCTCGTAGCCGTCCCCGATCCGGGTGGGATGGTTGAGCACCATTACCTCGGCCTCGAACTCCCGGACCGGTTCGGGATCGGCGTCGCGGGGAACCAACACCATTCCGCGCTCGATGGCGCTTTCCTTGACGCCCTTGAGCGCGATGCCGACGATACGGCCGGCCCGGGCGCGATCGACCCGGTGGTAGTGCATCTCGATCGACCGGACCTCGACCTCCTGGAACCGGCCGTCGGGCATTGGCCCGAGCAGGAGTTCGTCGCCGGCCTCGACCTCACCGGCCATGATGGTTCCCGAGGCGACCGCGCCGACGCCGGTGACCGAGTAGCTGCGATCGACGTACATCCGGAACTCGCCGGCGTCCCGGGAGGTCTTCGGGAGTCGATCGAATAGCTCGTCGAGCGTGTCGAGCCCCTCCATCGTGAGTGCGCTCGTCGTCACGATCGGGACGACGCGGTCGCCGATCTCTTCGACTGCGGCGTCGACTCCGTGTCTGGCGACCCGCAGCGGGGATTTCTCGACGTCCCGGAGCAGTCGCTCGACCTCGCGTTCGACCTCCTGAACCCGCTCGTCGGAGACGGCGTCGCGTTTCGTGATCGCGACGATCGTCGGCAGCTCCGTCGCCAGCAACACGCCGAGGTGTTCGCGGGTGGTTCGGGTCGGGCCGTCGTCGGCGGCGACGACGAGCAGCCCGTAGTCGAGTTTCTGTCCGACGAGTCCGCGGATCGTCGTCCGTAACCACGGCTCGTGGCCGACGGTGTCGACGAACGAGACGAGTCGGTCGGCCTCCTCGACGACCTCGGCGCGGTCGGCCTTGCGATCCGGGTTCCGAACCCGGACGGGTCCGTCGTCGTCGAACCCGTAGACGGCGTAGGAGAGATCGGCGGAGAGTCCGCGTTCGACCTCGTGGGGCTGGACGTCGAGATACGCCCGCGTCGCGCCGTCGCCGTCGTCGGCGGTTCCGGTGACGAGCGATCCGATGAGGGTGCTTTTTCCGTGGTCGACGTGGCCGGCCGTCCCGACAACGAGGTGTTCGTCGTCGGTCTCGAGCATCGAACCGTCACGAACCTGCGCGACCCCGACCAGCCCTCTCGAAGAGCTGTCCTCGTCCCCGACGCCCCAGGTCTGGACGTCCTCGATGTGGGCGTCGGCCTCCTCGGCCAGCAGGGAGAGGACGTCCATCGACTCGGAGAAGGTGTCGTGATCGATACCGGCGAGGCCGCCGTCGTCGGTGACGCCGACGACGTAGGTCGCTTCCCCGTCGCCGGACAGCAGTCGGTGACGGAGCTGGGCGGCCAGACTCTCCCGGCGTCCGCCCTCGAGGTGAACGTCCCGGAGCAGTCGTTCCTTGAACTCGACGCTTCCGCCGTCCTGTTCGCCACGTTCCAGGGCCCGGTCGAGGAGGGCCCGGTCACGGCTCATGGCAGGCAGTAACTGGCGAACCGATAAAAGCTTCCCGGCAGAGGATGTTGTTAGCATGGAACAGGAGCGTTCGGCGGTCACGAGGACGTCGTCACTCGCCGATCGCAATCGTCCATTACCGGCGGTCCCGATCCAGTAATGGTTTCCTACGGTCGGATCAGTCGCGGGAATAGCCGATTACTCTGCTGTCGTATTTCTTGAGAAAATGATATTACCGTCGGTCGTGTTACTCCAAGCGCCATGTCATCGAACGACAAGACACTACGAACGTTCCTCACGGAGCATCCGCGGCTGCTGGGCGTCCTGTTCGCTGGCTGTCTCCTGCTGTCGCAGGTCGGGACGGCCGCGGCCGACCTCGGCATCGCGGGCAACGGCGGAGGAACCTGGTAATCGACCCTACAGCTCGGTGAACCGGTCGTCGGTCGACCAGTATCTATCGCCGTCGTAGCGAACGGGAATCTCCGCGAGGCGGAGGAATCGGGCGAGCGAACCACCCGAGAGCTCGATCGGCGGGAGCTCGGTCCCCGCGAGGAAGTGTCGGTCGACGCCGTCGATGTAGGGGATGTACTGGGCCCCGACCCCGCTGTCGACGTGGTAGAGCTGCAGGTGAAGCCGGTAGCGACCGTCGTCGAGGGGTTCGATCCGGCAGCCGTTGGGAACGCCGCTTCCAGCCTGTCCGACCGTAACGCTCCCGTCGCCGACGACGAGATACTGGTTGCCGACGAGGTGGGTCTCCCGGGCGAGTGCGGCCGCGTCCCGGATCGTGAACCCGTTGTTCAACAGCCGCACGACGAACCGTCCGACGGCGATCGCGTCGCGGTTGCCGACGTCGCTGAGCGTGACGATTCCGCTCACTCCGCCCTGCTCGATCACGCGGCGGCCGACGTCGTACGACCGACAGCCGTTGATCAGAACGGCGTCGACTCCGACTGCCGGCAGCTTGCCGGCCTCGAGGACGTCCTCCTTACAGACGAACGCGCCGTCCTCGACGTGGCCGACGTAGTGGAGGAAATCGAGATCGGCCGCGAACAGCTCACGGAGCCGATCGGTCGTGACGTTTCTGTGGACCGCGACCTCGAAGGGGAGCTTCTCGCGTTCGCCGTAGAGAGTGCTGTCGCCAGCGTCGAACTCCGCCGCCATCGCTGGATCGTTACAGACGACCGCTACCTCGGCGGTGCCGTCGGACGGCGAGCGCTCGAGTCCGTTCTCGTAGGCGGTTCGGAACAGCTTGTTCGCTCCGATCGGAACACCGCTCCCGAGCCACGCCTGTCCGAACGCGTCGGCGTCCGGCGGAGAGACGTACGACCTGTCGTCCTCGGAGTCCGGCGCCCCGGTCGATCGGGTAAACTCGTCGATCGCGAGCGCGGTCAGCGGTGCCGGCTCGTCGTCGGTCCGTGCTTCGGGTGCGGGACGAACGATCGACAGCTCGTTGACGAGGAAGGGAAGGACCGTCGCGTTCGTCGGTTCGTCGGTCGCGTGCGTCACGAGGTTCCACCGCGGGAGGAGATCCGCGATCCGTTCGTGCGGGATCGAAAGCGCCGTTTCGATCCGCTCGCCGAGCTCGGCCTCGTAGAACTCGTCGATGGCGAAATCGAGACGAGCATCGAGTTCGTCGCGCTCGTGGAGTTCGACGGGGTAGAGCCCCTCCGTTCGGGCCACACAATCGAAAAAGAACGCGTGCTCGAGGACGCGCCCGATGGTCCTGGCGACCGACTCCTCGTCGTTCCCGAGAGGGTACGCGAACCCGCTGTCGGTTTCGAGACGAGGATCCGAGCCGACTTCGACGCTCGCCGCGAGGTAGTGTGCGAGGGGGCTGGCGGCGTAGATCGTCGCTCTGTCCGGGGGGACGACGAGCCGGACGCCGGTGTCAGGCGGCGTGGCGGCGTCGGGGATCTGCAGCTCGGAGCCGAGCTCGAGACACGGTGGGTGGCCCCGAAACGACGGGAGCGAGCGATCACACTCGCGGGTCTTCAGCGCCGAGCCGAACGTCGAGACAGCTCTGGCCAGATCCGCCGGTTCGGCGGTCGTCGTAACCGTTGTGGCGGGGCGTTCGTGCCGGGAGCGGGCCCCAAGCCGAATCTCCGTCGACTCGCCGAAATCGAACGCCAGGCGGTCGTCGGCCGACGCGATCGTCACCGCGCTCGTCGCGCGCACGTAGAGTTTGATCGGTGCCATCAGCTCGAACACGTACTCTCCCGCCGGGAGCCGCTCGTAAGCGCAGTGTTCGGCCTCGAGGACGACCTCACCGCTCGGATCGCGCGCGTACACCGGGACGACGTACGGGAAGATCAGCTCCGCGACCGTCAGCTCGACGGCGCCGTCGACGGGAAAGGAAAAGCCGGTGGGCTCGACCGGTCGAAGCGAGATCCGTCGATCGGTCCGGAACGGACACCGTCTGTTCTCGATCGGGTCGACGACGGTGAGCCCGTGTCCGTCGTCGAGCGGTTCGAATCTCGGTTCGGCGGTCATCGCTCGTCGGATCGGCCGAGTCCGATCCAGTCGGTCGTGTACCCGCTCTCGTGGAGGTGCCACCGCTGCTGGGGGCCACAGTCGCCGGCGCGAAGCTCGACCGTCGCGTCGAACGACGGTTCGAGACGCTCCACGACCGGGCTCTCGCGACCGACTGGAAGCACGAAGTGGCCCAGCCCCGAGACGTCCCGTACCGCCTCACGGATCGGTTCGAGGAGAGCGACGGTCCCCTCGGCTCCCCGCTCGTCGATGATCGGGCGCAGCGAGTCGACACAGAGCCGCAGATCCCCGGGCTCCGAGAGGGACGCCCCGGTTTCGAACGCGCGGACACGAGTGGCGACGGTCGCGGCGAACTCGTCGAGATCCGTCGGCTCGTCGACCACGTGCCCTCCCTCGCCGACGGGCGTTCCCGTCGTGGCGACCGAGCGCGCGCTTATCGCGTAGTCGACGATCCGGGCCGATCCGGCGCTCGTCGGTCCGAGCCGATCGGTAACGACGCCGGGGTTGCGATCGAGCAACGCGAAAAGGCGTCGCCGGTTCCGGTCGGGATCGCCGAGGAGGTTCGTGCTGGCGACGTCGACCAGGTCGTCGGGCACGCCACCAACGATCAACACGTTTCCGCCAGTGCGTTTCAGCCGACCGAGCGTGGAACCGAGGCTGATCGTCCCTCCGGCGTCGACGACGACGTCGTAGCCGAGAACGGAGAACAACACCGTCGCACCGGGTCGTGGCACGCCGTTCTCGCGCCGTCGGTTCAGCTGGGTCAGCGCGTCCGGATCAGCGATCTCCGCGAGGGCCGTCCGAACTCGGCTTCGTTCCCACCCCGAGCGGTCGGCGATCGCCGAGACGAGCCGCACCGCGAGAGGGCGATCGTCGGGCTCCTCGACGACCGAGACGTGTGTCCACTCGTCGACGACCGAGATGCCGTCCTCGTCCGGATCCGTGACCTCGATCTCCCCGTCGGCTCCGACCCGTACCCGGTAGTCGACGTACCGAAAGACGAGCGTCGGCCACGGACGGTCCGGATCGCCGTCCTCGAGGAGTCGGTCGAGGGCGTCGACGTCGACCGTCTCGTTGAGTGGCGGCAACTCGAGCGGGGAGATTCCGGTCTCGTTCGCGACCCGTTTGATAATCGCAATGCTCGGACGCGACCGAATCCCGGCGGCTGTCCCGTCGCTCTCGTCGACTCCGGTCTCGTCCCGGGATCGGTCGGTCGTCATCCGTCACGGGGTACGACCGACGCTTAGGAAAAGCTCGCGGATACCATACGTCTCACCTGTATAAAAATAACTCCGAAAGTAACAAATATATTCACTCTTCCTGAACGATCTCTGTATTGCTTTCGGACGCGCCGTGGTAGTACCGCCCTAGCAAGCTTATTAACAGGGATCGTGAGCCTACAGTATATGGCCGATTACCGCTCGGAAGATACGGAAGACCACGTCACGGCGACTGAACAGGGAGTCGAGCGACCCGTCATCGGCGGGCGACGGGCGACGATCGACGAGTCCCTCTCCCTTCTCAGCAACCGCCGACGCCGGGACGTACTCTACCGGCTCTCCGAAGCGGACGTCACGAGCGTCGACTCGCTGGCGGCGACGATCGCCGCCCGCGAGGCGTCGGTTCCCGCCGAACAGCTCTCCGCGGACGACCGAGAGCGCGTTCGGATCGAGCTCTATCACACGCACCTGCCGAAGCTGGCGGATCGGGGACTGATCGAGTACGACGACCGCAGCGGAACCGTCCGATGGACGGCGCCGACCGACGTCCTCGAGTCGCTGCTGGAGTGTTGCTACGAACTCGAGACCGAGACGTAGTTCGGACCGCGACGCACCGGTCGGACGGGCGGGCGCTGCCGGGATCCCTTTCAAGCCACTCGAGATCGTATGCGTTCCTATGAGTGTCAGCGGCCTCTGTCAGATCTGTGAGTCCAAGCCCGCCCAGGAGCGGTGTGCGAACTGCGGGACGCTCGCGTGTGAACAGCACTACGAGCCGGGTCCGGGGCTGTGTACCGACTGCGTCGCGCAGGGCCAGCCCGACCGCGGGTCCGACGACGTCGACATCAACCGGTTCTGAGATGACCACGATCCGTGATCTGCTGGGCGAATCGCTCGCGGTCGGCGAGCGGTTCTGTCTCGAACTCGAGCAACGAGACGAGATCCTCGTCGCCGCCCACCCCCACGACGCCAGTCCGATGGACATCGCCGTCGTTGAGGGACTGGACGTCCTCGAGGACCGACCGCCCCGGGAGCCCGTCGAGATCGAGATCGTCGGCCAGGTCGTCAACGGACTGGTCGCGGGACGGGTCGTCTCGCCGATCTGCGAGGACGGCGAGGCCGGCGGGCGAACGGAGTACGTATAGTAACCACTGAAAGTCAGTGCGCACCCGATCGCACGACTGCTGGGCGATCGGTGTGCGAACCGTTTCAGTTGTTACTACAGCTGTCGCGGTACCGGTTCAGCCGCTTTTTGAGCTGCTTTGCCGCCTGGCCGCTGGCTTTCGCGAACTCGTCGTCTCCGTTTCGCGACTGGGCCCCGACGTCCTCGCCCGCGAAGATGATCCCCCGCGAGGAGTTGACCAGGCCGACGCCGTCGGCGAGCCCGTACTCGACGGCGGCCTCGGCGTCCCCGCCCTGGGCGCCGATCCCTGGAACGAGAAACGGGAGGTCGGGAACCTGCTCGCGCAGCTCCGCGAGCTCCTCGGGCTTGGTTGCGCCGACGACCAGTCCGACGTTGTCGTTCTCGTTCCACAGCTCCGCGAGCGCGGCCACCCGCTCGTAGACGGCCTCGCCGCTCGCCAGTTCGAGATCCTGGAGGTCCGCGCCGCCGGGGTTGGAGGTCCGACAGAGGACGAAGACGCCCGCCTCCTCGTCGTCGAGAAACGGCTGTAGCGAGTCTCGGCCCATGTAAGGGTTGACGGTGATCGCGTCGGCCTGCTCGAGCAACTGGGCGTACTGGCGGGTCGTGTTGCCGATGTCGGCTCGTTTGGCGTCGAGCAGTACTGGAACGTCCTTTCCATGAGCGTAGGCGATCGTTTCCGCCAGGGCGCGCCAGCCGTCCGCGTCCTCGTAGAAGGCGGCGTTCGGCTTGTAGACCGCGGCGTGTTCGTGGGTGGCGTCGATGATCCGGCGGTTGAACGCCCACCGCGGGAGCTCGCGGTCCTGCAGGTGGTCGGGAATCCGAGCGGGGTCGGGGTCGAGTCCGACCGAGACGACGCTGTCGACCGTTCGAATGCGGTCGCGCAGGCGATCGAAGAAGTTCATGCCGGGACGTGGTTCGGGTCGGTCGAAAAGGTTGCTATCCGGTCACTGGCGAGGCGAATCTGAAAACAACTCCAAACTCTCGGTTCGTTTCCTGCGCGGTAGGAACCGAGTTCCCAATATATGAGGGTCGGGGGTCTACGATCAACTGTAACGGTGACCGACAATGTCTACAACAACTCGAAACCGGCTCGAAAGCCGATACGGGGGGATCGACCTCGTCGGCGAACCCCACGCGCTTAGCGCGTGGTTCGTCGTCGCACTACGAGCCGTCATGGGGGGAATGATGCTGTTTGCCGGACTCGGGAAGTTCGCGGTCGTCAGCGGCGAGGCGTTCGACGCCAGCGGCTTCCTGCTCCACGGCGTCGACCCCGCCAGCCCCGTCAGCGGCCTGTACGCCGCGATGGCGGGCAACGCGATGTTGCTCGAGGTTATCAACGTCGTCGTCCCGGTCACGCAGGTGCTGATCGGTGTGGCCCTGATCGCCGGCGCGTTCGTCCGGCTGGCCGCTCTGGGCGGTGCCATCCAGATGAGCATGTTCTTCCTCGGCGGCTGGGAGGGCGCCTGGCTCGCGCTGTTCGACTACACGCTGATCTACGCCGTCGTCTTCCTGGCGCTGGCGGCCTTCGGCGCGGGGCGGATCCTCGGGCTGGACCGCTACATCGCGCAGCTCCAGGTCGGCGGGCAGGCGCTCGTCGAGCGCTTCCCGAAGCTCCGGTACCTGCTGAGCTAACCCCTTTTTCACTACGGTTCCAGTATTTCGACGAGATTCCCCTCCGGATCCCGCAAGAAACAGATCGACGTCCCGCTCTCGGTGGTCCGAGGCTCGCTGATTGTCGGCACCTCGTCGGGCAGGTCGGCGTAGAACGCATCGAGGTCCGCGACCGCGAGCCCGACGTGGGTCGCGCCGGGCTCGTTGAGCCCCGGCGTCGGTCGGGGATCGGCTTCGGGGTCGTACTCGACGAGTTCGAGGCGAACGCCGTTCGCGTCGAGATGTACGAAGCTGGCGCCCGCGCCGTCGACGCCGACGGCGTCGGCGAAGTCCTCTCCCTCGACGGAGAACCGATCGAGGACGTCGAGCCCCAGCCTGTCACGGTAGAACGGCAGGATGTCCTCGAGGTCCTCGACGGTGATCCCGACGTGGTGTGCGCTGTGTTCGGTCATGCTATCGTTCGCGCGATCGGGTTCCAAAAGCGCTTCCGTTCGGCCACCGTTATGAGCCCCTGCGACGATATCGACCTATGACGCGCGTCGCGCTTATCGCCCACGACGAGAAGAAGGACGACCTGATCGAGTTCGCACAGACCCACGAGGCCCAGCTCCGGGAGTACGAGCTGATCGCGACCGGAACGACCGGAAAGCGCCTGATGGAAGAGACCGACCTCGAGATCGAGCGCAAGCAGTCGGGTCCGCTCGGCGGGGACCTGATGATCGGCTCGGAGGTCGCCGAGGACAGGCTCGACGGGATCGTCTTTCTCCGTGATCCGCTCCGGGCCCAGCCCCACGAACCCGACATCTCCGCGCTGTTGCGGATCTGTGACGTCCACGACACGGCGCTGGCGACGAACCTCGCGTCGGCGGAGTTTCTCATCGAGGGGCTCGCCGACTGAGACGATCCTGACGAGCGAGTAGTGAGCGGACCCACTTGACTCCGAGGACGTCTCGGTCGCCCGTCCGTGCTTCGGCGATCACAGGAACACAAACGTATTTAGATCGAATCCCCAAACCGCTCGATATGATCCGGGTTCACCGATGAGTCAGATCGCCCTCGCCGCCGATTTCGCGATTATTATCGTCGTCGCGACAGTTATCGGTATCATCATTAGACAGCTGGGGCAGCCAACGATCATCGCCTACATCGCCGCAGGGGTCATCCTCGGCCCGGTCGCGTTCGACATCGTCACCGACGAAGGGCTGGTCTATCTAATGTCCGAGCTCGGACTTGGGTTCCTGCTGTTTCTGCTCGGGATGAAGATGCGGTTTTCGGATATCAGAGAGATCCTTCGCCCGGTGACGAACGTCGCCGTCGGCCAGACGGTGCTCCAGACGGCACTTGCCTTCCTGGTCGCGCTGGCGCTCGGGTTCGGGACGATGGAGGTCATCGTCATCTCGCTGGCGACGGTGTTCGGCGCGACACCGATCATCGTCAAGGTCCTCTCTGACAAGGACGAGATCACCACGCTTCCTGGCAAGATCGACGTCGGCGTCCTCATCGTTCAGGACATCTATCTCGTCGTCGTCCTCGCGATGTTCAGCGCGGAGTCGCTCGACAACGCGGGCGAGATCCTCCAGACACTGGGTGTCGTGTTCGCGATGATGGCCTTTATCGGTATCTTCTCGATCGCGTCCTCGAAGTATCTCCTCCCACGGCTGTTCC
This genomic window from Natronococcus occultus SP4 contains:
- a CDS encoding heavy-metal-associated domain-containing protein, with protein sequence MERTTLDVTGMSCGGCEENVTDALEALEGVSSATANHEADEVRVEHDEGTSVEGIRSAVENAGYEPRA
- the mch gene encoding methenyltetrahydromethanopterin cyclohydrolase, translated to MESLNRMAIELVDEALDYAEELNVGGFDLENEATVLDFGVEFDGGIEAGLLLTEIQTAGMATPSHQLGEIDGTPIPYVELSSDQPALSLLCSQKAGWELATEDFEGLGSGPARALVAREEEFRQVGYTDAFDLTALAVESDELPTAAAAEQVAELAEVEPSSVFLLAYRTASLAGSITSAARAAELATYRLTELGYDPNDIVSATGRAPVAPVAADEDDAIARTNDALAYGGRAHLTVREDADVFDSIPSTAAEAHGRPFAAIFDDLDWQFEEVPADLFAPAAVTVDVLGGPTESYGETDEELLAESFDL
- a CDS encoding HAD family hydrolase — translated: MAAPIDTVLFDLDDTLCRYRRSAADVLEIAFERAGVGSVFEPGAYYDRYREYLERATRPVDLHEQCFGDLAVESGYDRADGLAVARAFREERDQRNVEALPGATATVEALAEEYTLGLVTNGLSAMQRQKLEATGLEDAFETTVYAGEDAAPKPDPEPFDLALDELGSVAERTVYVGNSLSADIAGARAAGLASAWLPAETAPVEPEPSPDYVLESLADLRSPPWR
- a CDS encoding GTPBP1 family GTP-binding protein, whose translation is MSRDRALLDRALERGEQDGGSVEFKERLLRDVHLEGGRRESLAAQLRHRLLSGDGEATYVVGVTDDGGLAGIDHDTFSESMDVLSLLAEEADAHIEDVQTWGVGDEDSSSRGLVGVAQVRDGSMLETDDEHLVVGTAGHVDHGKSTLIGSLVTGTADDGDGATRAYLDVQPHEVERGLSADLSYAVYGFDDDGPVRVRNPDRKADRAEVVEEADRLVSFVDTVGHEPWLRTTIRGLVGQKLDYGLLVVAADDGPTRTTREHLGVLLATELPTIVAITKRDAVSDERVQEVEREVERLLRDVEKSPLRVARHGVDAAVEEIGDRVVPIVTTSALTMEGLDTLDELFDRLPKTSRDAGEFRMYVDRSYSVTGVGAVASGTIMAGEVEAGDELLLGPMPDGRFQEVEVRSIEMHYHRVDRARAGRIVGIALKGVKESAIERGMVLVPRDADPEPVREFEAEVMVLNHPTRIGDGYEPVVHLETIGEAAAFSPENGRLLPGDTGRTTVRFKFRPYLVEEGQKFVFREGRSKGVGTVTDVRPAE
- a CDS encoding DUF7503 family protein; translated protein: MSSNDKTLRTFLTEHPRLLGVLFAGCLLLSQVGTAAADLGIAGNGGGTW
- a CDS encoding DUF7504 family protein produces the protein MTTDRSRDETGVDESDGTAAGIRSRPSIAIIKRVANETGISPLELPPLNETVDVDALDRLLEDGDPDRPWPTLVFRYVDYRVRVGADGEIEVTDPDEDGISVVDEWTHVSVVEEPDDRPLAVRLVSAIADRSGWERSRVRTALAEIADPDALTQLNRRRENGVPRPGATVLFSVLGYDVVVDAGGTISLGSTLGRLKRTGGNVLIVGGVPDDLVDVASTNLLGDPDRNRRRLFALLDRNPGVVTDRLGPTSAGSARIVDYAISARSVATTGTPVGEGGHVVDEPTDLDEFAATVATRVRAFETGASLSEPGDLRLCVDSLRPIIDERGAEGTVALLEPIREAVRDVSGLGHFVLPVGRESPVVERLEPSFDATVELRAGDCGPQQRWHLHESGYTTDWIGLGRSDER
- a CDS encoding DUF7344 domain-containing protein — its product is MADYRSEDTEDHVTATEQGVERPVIGGRRATIDESLSLLSNRRRRDVLYRLSEADVTSVDSLAATIAAREASVPAEQLSADDRERVRIELYHTHLPKLADRGLIEYDDRSGTVRWTAPTDVLESLLECCYELETET
- the pyrF gene encoding orotidine-5'-phosphate decarboxylase: MNFFDRLRDRIRTVDSVVSVGLDPDPARIPDHLQDRELPRWAFNRRIIDATHEHAAVYKPNAAFYEDADGWRALAETIAYAHGKDVPVLLDAKRADIGNTTRQYAQLLEQADAITVNPYMGRDSLQPFLDDEEAGVFVLCRTSNPGGADLQDLELASGEAVYERVAALAELWNENDNVGLVVGATKPEELAELREQVPDLPFLVPGIGAQGGDAEAAVEYGLADGVGLVNSSRGIIFAGEDVGAQSRNGDDEFAKASGQAAKQLKKRLNRYRDSCSNN
- a CDS encoding DoxX family protein, which codes for MSTTTRNRLESRYGGIDLVGEPHALSAWFVVALRAVMGGMMLFAGLGKFAVVSGEAFDASGFLLHGVDPASPVSGLYAAMAGNAMLLEVINVVVPVTQVLIGVALIAGAFVRLAALGGAIQMSMFFLGGWEGAWLALFDYTLIYAVVFLALAAFGAGRILGLDRYIAQLQVGGQALVERFPKLRYLLS
- a CDS encoding VOC family protein: MTEHSAHHVGITVEDLEDILPFYRDRLGLDVLDRFSVEGEDFADAVGVDGAGASFVHLDANGVRLELVEYDPEADPRPTPGLNEPGATHVGLAVADLDAFYADLPDEVPTISEPRTTESGTSICFLRDPEGNLVEILEP
- a CDS encoding methylglyoxal synthase translates to MTRVALIAHDEKKDDLIEFAQTHEAQLREYELIATGTTGKRLMEETDLEIERKQSGPLGGDLMIGSEVAEDRLDGIVFLRDPLRAQPHEPDISALLRICDVHDTALATNLASAEFLIEGLAD